In the Nothobranchius furzeri strain GRZ-AD chromosome 1, NfurGRZ-RIMD1, whole genome shotgun sequence genome, ggcctcagagttCCACTGAATAGTAGACACGTCTCTTTGTTTCATGATCCACTCGTATATTTGATGTTTGTTTGTCAAAACACAACCCCTAAAGGACCTTACAATAGAGCTCAAACTTAAAATCAAACTCACATTCATAGAAATTACTTAAAcgtgtttttattgtcaattaCTTAATTTTTCTGCAGTTTAATCCCAGAAGGTTGTGCTTATTCCCTCAATTAGAGTAGAAAACTATTAATCTGACCCAAAGTGACTACATAACTGATTATATGTGGATTTACTTGAACTGCTGGTTTACTTGAGCTgtgttggggcgacggtggcccaGGAGTTATCAACAAGTGCAGATCGTTTATcattatttaaaggtgtgggaaactcgttTGATCAGTGCATTTGCAGTAGTTTctgataggaatgaatgccttgcaagccatatctggggggggggggggggggcacacaacCACTTGAATCAGCGCAGAAAagtttgctgcagcagagagtggcaCAACATGGCAATCCTATTATTAtttcagtcttatttcctgatatttggacatcttgcctcagattggctaacagcagcacgactctaccactgacttgcaacattgatgttttagctccacaaatataATACTGGAGCAGCTTCTgttttgtggtggagttgctaatgctaacggttagcattagcTAACCAGCCTTCCTCATCGTGagtaaaatgggtgagtccatgaatgttatgagacagtgtggcgtagatctgtcaggattttcaaatcctagagtttcaccatctattgtcTATCGGAAGCAAATGCAggggatgggtgtaggagactgttttcgtgttcagcctgcatgaaatctcagagtgactgattataatcagaaataatgattataaattgggttttcagagttccacacctttCAGAAAAGAATATGATCATGAACTAGAATCTACTGTACTGAACAGAGGATGAGAGGACACAAATGTCAACAGCGACAACATGAGATTAATTCTCACACCTTAAACAACATGAGAgcatattttttttaaagtaaagttcCCTTTTTTCACAGCCTCACCCTTAACCTGTATAAAGTCACTGGCCAGTTTCCATGGAGCTCCTTAAAAGAGACGGACAGAGGTGTTTCTGCAGAACTAAATGTAAggttctctttgacagaatattCTTTCAGAAGAACACGAGCATGCCTGTCTACTACTCTAACACGGTTTTCCATCTCTGCAGTTTCCTCTTGGCGTCACCAGCCACACGCTGAAGTGGGAGGGCGTATGGAGGGAGCTGGGCTGCCTGGCTCGCAGCGCCTCCTTTGCTGTGCGAGAGGAGAGTGGACACTCGCTGAAATCGGCCGTTTCAGTACGACGTGAAGGCTCTTTCCTAGTTCAAGCAAAGTGTTTGGACTGTGTTATCTACCGAAAAAGTTAAAACCACATTCTGTTTGTTGTGTTTGTAGCACACTGTGTCAGTCGACTCAAGGAACTCCGCCATCTTTCCCAGCCGAGGCGCCTTATTTCGAATCAACCAGGTCAGTGAGCAAAAGGCACACACTCCTGCTTCTGACGCACATTTTTATAAAGTTTTACGACTCAATATTAGGGCTACAGTTATTTACCCAAGCACAAAATAATATTTTTCTTGAGCCAAGCTGAAAAACCACAAAACAAGCCTTATTTTTAGGCATTTAACTATCCATCAATCCATTTCCGtcctcttatccggagtcggatcACAGGGGGCAGTAGCCAAAGTacagatgcccagacttccctccccccagccacgtgggccagctcctccagggtgttccctggccagccgaaagacatagtccctcctccAGCGTctccctgttggacgtgcccggaaaacctcaacagggaggtgtccaggaagcatcctaactagatgcctgaggatTTAACTAGGTCTTTATGAAGATGGAATAAACACAACTAACTACTTAAAAATCATATGTTCATCTGGTTAAAAGGCTTATTTCAATGTAAaacttcatgtgtgtgtgttgtccccTGTCTGTCTGATGCAGGAGCTGGCAGGGTACACCGGTGGAGACGCCAGCTTTCTGAAGGAAGATTTTGAGCTGCAGCTAAACAGGCGGCTGTTCTGGGACTCTGTACGACATAAATAAGTTCCTCTGAAACTTTTCCATATACTTCTAAAACAACACAGCTATCATCATTATTGCTATTGTGGTTTAGCTTGGCCCACCTTGACCTGTAGGAGGCAGCGTTACGCTTCTATAGAGCCTTTTTGGTGGATGAAACTGGAGTATTTTGTGTTCCCTCAGGTCTTGTCTGCCTCATTATGGGGCGGCATGCTGTACCCCATCAAAGGGCAGCCGTCCTGCATCGCTGACAGGTCTGTGTGATAATTCCCAacagcatttttttatttattattttaaagcaGAACTTCTTTTATTGAACATTCTGCCTTCATTCTTTACTTTTCATTGGTTGAATGTGTCATTTTTAAACCAAAACTGTCCTCTGAGTATGTGATTGGTTGGTTTTGTCCAGGTTCTACCTTGGAGGTCCCACCAGTGTTCGAGGGTTTGGAATGTACAGCATCGGGCCACAAAGTGAAGGTAAAAGAGGGCGAGTGACGCGCTAAAGACAGAATTAAATTTGAGTAGCATTTAGGAGGTACCTGaaatatacattttaaaataatgtttGAAATGATGAAAACACTTGAGGTTTATCATCCAAATGAAGAAAAGCCGGTGTGATGCGGGTGTTCCTCGTCTCCTAGGTGACTATCTGGGTGGAGAGGCATACTGGGCGGGTGGGCTGCACCTCTACACCCCTCTACCATTCAGACCAGGCAAAGGAGGCTTTGGAGATCTTTTTAGAACTCACTTTTTTCTCAACGCTGGAAACCTCTGCAATCTAAATTATGGTGGGTGGACGTGGATGATGCAGAATACGCTGCTGGTTACTTGATGACTTTGACTTGCTGTCGTGTTTTGGGCACTTTCATGTTCATCAGCTCCTAATGACCAGACATATTCTCACTTTCATAATTACACACCATCAAACAGAACTACTAGGTATTTTTCATGTAAAATATTTAGATCTGAGATGTTTCTCAGCTTTCTCCAGTAGAAGTCCATTGTTATTCTTATgtcatttattttcatttgatCAAACCTCGTGTCACTTTAGTTGCTATTTGAAAACAAGAGTGAAAACCATAAAACACGTTAACAAAGGCCACTTCACATACTTAATAAAATTTGGCTTCATGGTGACATGTTTGCTGTGTTTTGTGCAGGCGAAGGTCCCCAGGCGCACCTCCAGAAACTAGCTGAGTGTATCCGCTGGTCATACGGAGCCGGCATCGTGCTGCGGCTCGGGAACATCGCCAGGCTTGAGCTCAACTACTGCGTTCCGATGGGAGTTCAGAGTGGAGACAGGTACATTTTAAGATTTACTCAGATATGTAAAATCTCTGTGATCTAAAGGGCTGTTTAACTAACGGAAACAACAACTCAAGATTTTCCAGCAGTTtagaatgaaacaaaaaaaaacattttcttatGAAATTAATCATGCATCTGTGTTTATTCTGAAACTGGTTTAAAACTATTAACTACCTGTTAACCCGTGGTTCATCAAAATACGGGTGGGAAGTTACAAATGCGTGGGCTGGAGTTTTATAAAGATcaatgttttctgtttttaaatgatgtattATTTGGAATCAATGATTCCAGTAAGGTCTAAAAGATCTGTCTGACTGGGCTGGCTCTGGGTGATCTGGGAAAGAGGCTCACAGCAGCTCCTGCAGCTCACTGAAAACAACCCTAAAGCCACTTTTTCATTTTTAATAGTCAGTATTTTTGCCTGTGTTATTGCTAAAGGCATGACAATTTTTAAGCTACGGTTCAAATCAAAGTTGAAAATCACAGCTTAAGTTCTCCTCACACCTTCACAGTTAATGTTACACTGGACACACAGGTCCCACCCTGCACACACAGGTGTCATCTGGATGCATAGGTCCCACCTGCACACACAGgtctcacctgcacacacaggtcCCACCCTGCACACACAGGTGTCATCTGGATGCATAGGTCCCACCTGCACACACAGGTCCCACCCTGCACACACAAGTCCCTCCTGCACACACAGGTCCTACCTGCACACACAGGTCCTACCTGCACACACAGgtctcacctgcacacacaggtcCCACCCTGCACAGACGCATAGGTCCCACCTGCACACACAGgtctcacctgcacacacaggtcCTACCTGCACACACAGGTCCTACCTGCACACACAGgtctcacctgcacacacaggtcCCACCCTGCACGGACGCATAGGTCCCACCTGCACACACAGGTCTCACCTGCAGACACAGGTCCCACCTGCACACACAGGTCTCATCTGCACACACAGGTCCCACCCTGCACACACAGGTGTCATCTGGATGCATAGGTCCCACCTGCACACACAGGTCCCACCCTGCACACACAGGTGTCATCTGGATGCATAGGTCCCACCTGCACGTACAGGCGTCACCTACACACACAAGTCACATCTTTGCACTCAGTTCCCACCTGTAGGGATTTTTAATTGATTATTTTAGCCTGCTTTCTGCTGAGAAAATAGTTGGTCCAAATTATCCTCAAATGTAATTTTAGGATCACTGTTGTAAACAGTGCATTACTCTTTACtgtctaagaagaagaagaaacaatcttctctcaagataaaagtcacaaggtgcttcacacaaatgtaaaaaataaaaatgattagtcataaaaactataaaaatgaaaaatgtattattaaaaatgtgaggaaagggaaagagaaaatgaataagaaagaggtgATCAGTGGATCCCAAGAAAGACAgagttggtagaaagagctgaatgaggaCAAGGTAGTGATGAAAAGTCAGAGCAGCTCCTGACTACGAAGTATGAAGTCAGATGGAAAAGTTAAACATCAACCTTTGCATTTGAAACAGAACAAGAGTATCTTGCAAAACATGTCTGATCATTGTGCTACTGTCTGCTGTTTTTTATAATGTATCCATCGTGCATAGAAGATCTGGATCATCTGGCCTGTGTGATTCTTTGTGATTTCTCTCTCCTTGTAGGATATGTGACGGTGTACAGTTTGGAGCTGGAATtcgcttcctgtgatgtttcagttttGCCTTCACCACTCCAGCAGCACTCAATGTGAAAAAGGgagtgttttagttgtttttcacCTGTAACTTGTTGTGGGAAACACTAGCATGGGCCTGTGCTCTGGTGAGATGAGCCTGACCTCCCCAAAATGTTATTTAATATGCACCTGTAAAGATTCTTCAATAACAACAAAGCAGTGCTGGCTCGAGCAAGATCAACTCATTAGAGTccatttttccctccacctgccaGAAAAATCAAGGAACCTTCTGATAGTCCGGCTTTATATTTATTCCCATAGATTAATGGTTTCATGTTTTGTTCTTTAGCCTTACTTTGCAGCCGCCAATGCTGGGATTATGTTCCTCACAGGCATGTTCCATTTGGACACAACTGATAGATATGCTCCTATTGTCCCTACTAACCAGGAGCACAGTGTTCCTGAGTGAGAACACCACTCAGCAAATTGAGCTAATGACTGACCAATAAAGCAGTTAGGAGGTTAAACAAGGAGAAACCAACATTTTTTTCATCCAAATTAAGGTATAGGAAAAAACCCTGAAGATGAAGTGTTCTGGGGCTTACAGCAAAAATAAGTAACACCCACCATTAGTGGTGTTATCATTCTTCCTTTTTTCGATTATGTTCAAATTGTTCACAAATAAATCACTTCCCTTGTCTCTTAACTTGCCTTTCTGGTGTCTTTAATGTACTTTTACCAGTTAAGAGCTAACAAAGTAACTATATATTTTTTACACATTGACGTTAAACACATAAccctttaaaggttgaatatggacacAAACACCAAcaagacatctagtgtgtggaggttgtagttgcaacaatagaacaaggtttccagctgtgatttttttaaatttgggtccatctgttgtaggcttcacctaaactcactggtTTTAGACTTTATATGGTCGCTCTTCTTCTGaggataacatcttctgggctcagaagcagctgcttgactgagagggtgctcgctgcagaaccacaaaggcggagctgaatcataaggtggagctgcaccagagtcagccccgcccattcacgcaaactcagcctagcccactgacttccgtttttgttttcaactttatcgcaaactgacctgacccacatgaattacggctgttactagtttacagtcgttaatgctatgttctatgctccaattaaacaagataaatataacttgctacatgacaaagactgaatatatctcgaaatgaaaaggtttctttcagcaaatatctgcccacagccggtctAACAGAAATGGTGTATAACAGCATTACAGACTTTTGAATGGGCTTTGGCAGTCTAGTGGTGAGATTGTCagagttaagttttgctttcccctcagctgatgctggttcgattctcggtggggtcgtcagcaatctatttagccagctgaaacatttaatttgtttatattttagttgtaatgtttattttcagcaaaatatttatgtctgtaaaagttctttgaatttggtcgttcctaaacagcattttagttgaaactctgctcacaaatggactcacactggctaaataaacgaataaataaataaaaaaacacattagtcattatatgttaaactgtacaccagtaaattgttgtaaacatagtactggcaagtgtagctagaaatgaagaaaagaggttgtacactacctaaaacttacagtaatgggaggcgaacctgcacaaaactgcatgtaaacctgagatgggttgtatggtttattggcggtgtctcagtagaagtcatttcagaaataatttgtcagaaaattcacagaatatccagatttgagaaccaagaccagacccacttcgggggaggagagcaaattgaagctgagatgggaggaaaatgcatgaatgaggctaaaaattgctttggcatgcttcttatgaggaaatgacaatataacatgattaaaagttccaaaagttagattttcaattatatggaacctttacaaaaactgttcaattaacttctcaactccatcctcaatcttgcattttttagctataacaccctctttggttccagaatgctatcaagtctgacaactggaaggaattggactgactctgatggaatgggcagggctgattctggaatgggcggggctgactctggtgcagctccaccttctggtgcagctccgcctttgtggttctgcagcgagcacctctTGGCTTGATACCTtttctaataataataaaaaaacaaataataaaaaaaaaaaaaaaaaaaaaaaccacttgGCTTGACTTGCCAAGTCAGCCATTTTTAATGGTGGCAGCCTCGCTATGCTGGGTGGACTGTTTGGCAacccgcaatggtgccctctGCTGGCTGGTAGATGCAaacaaacccagtgttgtgcctgtGAACAAaaaattattatatatatatatataccgtatatatatatttttttttattaaaattttgcttttaaaggaaatactgaaccttcattctgcacacctctaaatgccccgtggaggaatttttaaatgttttttttaatctagcTTTTGATTAATAAACATGGAGATGTTGCTTCAAAGTGAAACATTATTGCAtcccatcatttttattttaatctcaTTATTTTTATATCATTAGTATTTTATTTTTCAGCCCTTGTTGCCCCAAATTAAAAAAGGAAAGATTGTATTGCCTCTTTTTTGAACCAAAGATGATTTTGTCttgttttatgtatttagcagaagctttgtccaaagtgacttacaggtgataatcaagccagcaggtgGTTCTTGAGGCTACAGCTTTTAAATAATATTTAGAATTTACAGCAAAAGTCGATTGAAAGACTTCATCGTATTTAATGAGTGTTTAACAGAACATTTATCAATGAGGTTTTTGAGTATAATCCTTGCATTCATTACAAAGTCAGAGGCAGTGTTGAATTTTTGTCACTGACCTACTGCTTTTATTTCCTTACACTGGACAAAAGTGACCGTCAGTGCTAATGCCGATAAAGCATCAGGGTGCAGCCAGCTGAATATGACCCTAACGCAGCTCTGAGGCTGATCTGCTCTGTCCTGTTGTTAACAAGTGTGTATGTGAACTCTTCCTCTCTCAGCCAGCTGACAGTTTGAACCTTTGCTCTGTAGGATCCAGCGTGGGGCAGTTGAGTTTGGATGGTGCCAGCTCCAGCCTTTCCATGTGGGAGTTCTGGCAGGTGTATACTGGGCTTATGTTGCAATCCCCAACAGGCAGACCTTTACAACAAGAAAAAGTTAAAGGTTGCTCTAAAATACGaacaaaatatttatttcaaAATGGGTAAATGTGCATTTTAATATTTAGCTGTAACTAGATTTATTGGGATATGATGAGTGGATAAAATTTAATTCAAACATTTCAACCAGTGAGCCTTCAGTTTAGAAGAGTAATGAAAACAGTGAGGTTAGAAAGTGCAACAGTAAAGACAAGACGGAAAAATGTCACGTCTTTGATGTGCACATCCAAGAGAAATGACTTTGAAACCATCCAAGGTCTTTCAAAAGAAAAAATGGTCTCATCCTGGCAAGGCCAGATTATCCATGGGCATTATGGGCACAGGATCAGGGGCTCACACCCACCAGAGGCTCGTGTGAGCAGTTTAAGGACGAGAAGAAAACGTCTTCAAATTTCACGGGTGCTCATTACGTCGATCTTTCAGCTCTAAATAGTTAGACATATATAACATTGTAATAATCTCATAGTCACAACACTGAAAGAAAACAAAGAAGGTGA is a window encoding:
- the samm50l gene encoding sorting and assembly machinery component 50 homolog B, which produces MGTVHAKSLDPLPMHGRDLGVHPDDLIEPPEQEQESKQEILENKDVVVQHVNIEGLGRTKEDLLGYEISDVFHAKSLIDVMKRAHVARLRLLRLGIFKDVEVLIDTSEGTDALPNGLDVTFEVTEIKRLTGSYNTMVGNNEGSMVLGLKLPNMFGRAEKLTFQFSYGTKETSYGLSFFKPQPGFFERNLTLNLYKVTGQFPWSSLKETDRGVSAELNFPLGVTSHTLKWEGVWRELGCLARSASFAVREESGHSLKSAVSHTVSVDSRNSAIFPSRGALFRINQELAGYTGGDASFLKEDFELQLNRRLFWDSVLSASLWGGMLYPIKGQPSCIADRFYLGGPTSVRGFGMYSIGPQSEGDYLGGEAYWAGGLHLYTPLPFRPGKGGFGDLFRTHFFLNAGNLCNLNYGEGPQAHLQKLAECIRWSYGAGIVLRLGNIARLELNYCVPMGVQSGDRICDGVQFGAGIRFL